One Pseudonocardia sediminis DNA window includes the following coding sequences:
- the mgtE gene encoding magnesium transporter — protein MPVDDIRASVRDGDLPAVSRRLDGLPAHEVADLLARLDESSAGLVFRMLGKDEALAAFEDLDPVSQHGLLRGMRDGAVGELVERMEPDDRARMLGEVPASVANRVLAGLSPGEREMTASLLGYPARSAGRSMSPELVSLHSDDTVARALDRVRRDGASAETVYTLPIVDEGRCYAGVVTLRRLVLGDPGATVGELADPSAPWVLATDPAEDAAHLMRETDVLALPVLDAEHRLLGLITIDDAVDVLEQAQTEDTARQAGAAPWAGHYMAQRVWPLARSRVVWLLLLLVAATLTVNVLQFFEDTLETVTALALFVPLLIGTGGNAGAQAATASVRAVAVGEVRPSDVLAVAWREARVGIALGAMLAVAALGIGSALVGMRIAVVVAISLVAICAWAATIGATMPLVAKRLGIDPAVVSAPAVTTLVDATGLIIYFVVARAVLGI, from the coding sequence ATGCCCGTCGATGACATCCGCGCGTCGGTGCGCGACGGCGACCTGCCCGCGGTGTCGCGACGGCTCGACGGGCTGCCCGCGCACGAGGTCGCCGACCTGCTCGCCCGCCTCGACGAGAGCAGCGCCGGCCTGGTGTTCCGGATGCTCGGCAAGGACGAGGCGCTGGCCGCGTTCGAGGACCTCGACCCGGTGTCGCAGCACGGGCTGCTGCGCGGCATGCGCGACGGCGCCGTCGGCGAGCTGGTCGAACGGATGGAGCCCGACGACCGCGCGCGGATGCTCGGCGAGGTCCCGGCGTCGGTGGCGAACCGGGTGCTGGCCGGGCTGAGTCCCGGCGAGCGCGAGATGACGGCGTCGCTGCTCGGCTACCCCGCACGCTCGGCCGGGCGGTCGATGAGCCCGGAGCTGGTCAGCCTGCACTCGGACGACACCGTGGCCCGCGCCCTGGACCGGGTGCGCCGCGACGGGGCCTCGGCCGAGACCGTCTACACGCTCCCGATCGTCGACGAGGGCCGCTGCTACGCCGGCGTTGTCACCCTGCGCCGGCTCGTCCTCGGCGACCCGGGTGCCACCGTCGGAGAGCTGGCCGACCCGTCCGCGCCGTGGGTGCTCGCGACCGACCCGGCCGAGGACGCCGCGCACCTGATGCGCGAGACCGACGTGCTCGCGCTGCCGGTGCTCGACGCCGAGCACCGGCTGTTGGGGCTGATCACCATCGACGACGCCGTCGACGTCCTGGAGCAGGCGCAGACCGAGGACACCGCACGCCAGGCCGGGGCCGCCCCGTGGGCCGGGCACTACATGGCGCAGCGGGTCTGGCCGCTGGCGCGCTCGCGGGTGGTGTGGCTGCTGCTCCTACTCGTCGCGGCGACGCTGACCGTGAACGTCCTGCAGTTCTTCGAGGACACCCTGGAGACGGTCACCGCGCTGGCGCTGTTCGTGCCGCTGCTGATCGGGACCGGGGGCAACGCCGGGGCGCAGGCCGCGACGGCCAGCGTGCGGGCGGTCGCGGTGGGGGAGGTGCGGCCCTCGGACGTCCTGGCCGTCGCCTGGCGCGAGGCGCGCGTCGGGATCGCGCTGGGCGCGATGCTCGCCGTTGCCGCGCTCGGGATCGGCAGTGCCCTGGTCGGGATGCGGATCGCGGTCGTCGTGGCGATCTCGCTCGTCGCGATCTGCGCCTGGGCGGCGACGATCGGGGCGACGATGCCGCTGGTCGCCAAGCGACTGGGCATCGACCCGGCCGTGGTCTCGGCCCCGGCCGTCACGACCCTGGTCGACGCCACCGGGCTGATCATCTACTTCGTGGTCGCGCGGGCCGTGCTGGGCATCTGA
- a CDS encoding MFS transporter: MTSGVGTEAVPEVSMGRIAVAGFIGTTIEFFDFYAYGIAAALVLNAAFFPNLDPVAGTLAAFSTYAVAFLSRPLGSALFGHWGDRIGRKSMLIASLLTMGLSTALVGALPGYATLGVFAPILLVVLRFVQGIGLGGEWGGAALLAAEHAPPGKRGLYTLFPQLGPAIGFILANGVFLGLSIGMDSATFAAWGWRIPFLASAVLVLVGLLVRLGIAESPVFRRASPARVPLAGLLRHQPRELLLGSGAMIVQYALFYTATTYCLSYGTSILKIPRTEMLLLTMIAVIFLGLFTAASSLASDRFGRRRVVLAGCVAGIVWGLVMFPLLDTRSPVLIVVALGGALAIMGLSYGPMAAYLPELFDTRHRYSGASMAYSLGGVLGGAVPPLVATALQASLGSIAIGGFISLLAVLSLLCVLALRETRDRDLSAAA; the protein is encoded by the coding sequence ATGACGTCGGGGGTGGGCACGGAGGCCGTGCCGGAAGTGTCCATGGGCCGGATCGCCGTGGCCGGGTTCATCGGTACGACGATCGAGTTCTTCGACTTCTACGCCTACGGCATCGCCGCGGCGCTCGTGCTCAACGCGGCGTTCTTCCCGAACCTCGACCCGGTCGCCGGGACGCTCGCCGCGTTCTCCACCTACGCCGTCGCATTCCTGTCCCGCCCGCTCGGCTCGGCGCTGTTCGGGCACTGGGGCGACCGGATCGGCCGCAAGTCGATGCTCATCGCGTCGCTGCTGACCATGGGCCTGTCCACCGCCCTGGTCGGGGCGCTGCCCGGCTACGCGACGCTCGGGGTGTTCGCGCCGATCCTGCTGGTGGTGCTGCGGTTCGTGCAGGGCATCGGTCTCGGCGGTGAGTGGGGCGGAGCGGCGCTGCTGGCCGCCGAGCACGCCCCGCCCGGCAAGCGCGGTCTCTACACGCTGTTCCCGCAGCTCGGTCCGGCGATCGGGTTCATCCTGGCCAACGGGGTGTTCCTCGGCCTGAGCATTGGGATGGACTCCGCGACGTTCGCCGCCTGGGGCTGGCGGATCCCGTTCCTGGCCAGCGCCGTCCTGGTGCTGGTCGGGCTGCTGGTGCGGCTCGGGATCGCCGAGTCGCCGGTGTTCCGCCGCGCGTCCCCGGCACGGGTGCCACTGGCCGGGCTGCTGCGCCACCAGCCCCGCGAGCTGCTGCTCGGCTCCGGCGCGATGATCGTCCAGTACGCGCTGTTCTACACCGCGACGACGTACTGCTTGTCCTACGGCACGTCGATCCTGAAGATCCCGCGCACCGAGATGCTGCTGCTGACGATGATCGCGGTGATCTTCCTCGGGCTGTTCACCGCGGCCAGCTCGCTGGCCTCGGACCGCTTCGGGCGACGACGGGTGGTGCTCGCCGGCTGCGTCGCCGGGATCGTGTGGGGGCTGGTGATGTTCCCGCTGCTCGACACCCGCTCGCCGGTGCTGATCGTCGTCGCCCTCGGCGGGGCGCTGGCGATCATGGGCCTGTCCTACGGTCCGATGGCCGCCTACCTGCCGGAGCTGTTCGACACCCGGCACCGCTACAGCGGGGCGTCGATGGCCTACAGCCTCGGCGGTGTCCTCGGCGGCGCCGTCCCGCCTCTGGTGGCGACGGCGCTGCAGGCGAGCCTGGGCAGCATCGCGATCGGCGGCTTCATCTCGCTGCTGGCGGTGCTGAGCCTGCTCTGTGTGCTGGCCCTGCGCGAGACCCGCGACCGGGACCTGTCCGCCGCCGCGTGA
- a CDS encoding TetR/AcrR family transcriptional regulator: MSTSTRRGMRADAARNRELLLDAALAAFAAGGTDATLDGIAKSAGVGIGTLYRHFPTREALVEAVYRNELDRLCDAADDLLTTLPADQALRAWMDRFVDYMVTKKHMADALRAVVASGGTPFAHSRERMGAAVGRLLAAGAADGTLRPDLAPSDVTETPSDGAPACVGGSDVLVGMSGVCMTAGEPEGRAQAGRLLDLLVDGLRAR, encoded by the coding sequence ATGTCCACCAGCACGCGCCGCGGGATGCGCGCCGACGCCGCCCGCAACCGCGAGCTGCTGCTCGACGCCGCCCTGGCCGCCTTCGCCGCCGGCGGGACGGACGCGACGCTGGACGGGATCGCGAAGTCCGCCGGCGTCGGGATCGGGACGCTCTACCGGCACTTCCCCACCCGGGAGGCGCTGGTCGAGGCCGTGTACCGCAACGAGCTGGACCGCCTCTGCGACGCCGCCGACGACCTGCTGACGACGCTGCCCGCCGACCAGGCGCTGCGCGCGTGGATGGACCGGTTCGTCGACTACATGGTGACCAAGAAGCACATGGCCGACGCCCTGCGCGCCGTCGTCGCCAGCGGCGGGACGCCGTTCGCGCACAGTCGCGAGCGGATGGGCGCCGCCGTCGGGCGGCTGCTCGCCGCCGGTGCGGCCGACGGGACCCTGCGCCCGGACCTGGCGCCGTCCGACGTCACCGAGACGCCGTCCGACGGTGCACCGGCGTGCGTCGGCGGCTCCGACGTGCTGGTCGGGATGAGCGGGGTCTGCATGACTGCGGGCGAACCGGAGGGCCGCGCCCAGGCCGGACGACTGCTGGACCTGCTGGTGGACGGCCTCCGGGCCCGATAA
- a CDS encoding SDR family NAD(P)-dependent oxidoreductase, whose translation MTAPTLLRTPFDATTTADEVLAGVDLSSRRAVVTGAASGIGYETARALAGAGAEVTLAVRDVDAGERARAEIAEVTGNPMVRVGELDLAEPTSVARFVRLWDGPLHMLVNNAGVMATPETRTSAGWELQFATNHLGHFELATGLHWALTAVDGARIVSVSSNAHLRAGVDLDDPHFLDRPYDRSLAYAQSKSANVLFAVEAARRWADDGISVNALTPGGIRTGLQRHISDDDLARLRAKAGAGAPQWKTPQQGAATSVLLAASPLVSGVTGRYFEDVNEAAPAEPGVYRGVAAHALDPVAAAALWDLSERAVRDDTWSHFSAWPIAA comes from the coding sequence ATGACTGCGCCCACTCTCCTGCGTACCCCGTTCGACGCCACGACCACCGCCGACGAGGTCCTGGCCGGCGTCGACCTCTCCAGCCGCCGCGCCGTCGTCACCGGCGCCGCCTCCGGCATCGGCTACGAGACCGCCCGCGCCCTGGCCGGCGCCGGTGCCGAGGTGACCCTCGCCGTCCGCGACGTCGACGCCGGCGAGCGCGCCCGTGCCGAGATCGCCGAGGTCACCGGCAACCCGATGGTCCGCGTCGGCGAGCTCGACCTGGCCGAGCCGACCTCGGTCGCCCGCTTCGTCCGTCTCTGGGACGGGCCGCTGCACATGCTCGTGAACAACGCCGGCGTGATGGCCACCCCCGAGACCCGCACGTCGGCGGGCTGGGAGCTGCAGTTCGCGACGAACCACCTCGGGCACTTCGAGCTGGCCACCGGCCTGCACTGGGCCCTGACCGCCGTCGACGGCGCGCGGATCGTCTCGGTCAGCTCGAACGCGCACCTGCGTGCCGGTGTGGACCTCGACGACCCGCACTTCCTGGACCGTCCCTACGACCGGTCGCTGGCCTACGCGCAGTCCAAGTCGGCGAACGTGCTGTTCGCGGTCGAGGCGGCGCGGCGGTGGGCCGACGACGGGATCAGCGTCAACGCGCTGACCCCCGGCGGCATCCGCACCGGTCTGCAGCGCCACATCTCCGACGACGATCTCGCGCGCCTGCGTGCGAAGGCCGGAGCCGGTGCCCCGCAGTGGAAGACCCCGCAGCAGGGCGCGGCCACCTCGGTGCTCCTGGCCGCGTCCCCGCTGGTCAGCGGCGTGACCGGGCGGTACTTCGAGGACGTCAACGAGGCCGCGCCGGCCGAGCCGGGCGTCTACCGGGGCGTCGCCGCGCACGCGCTCGACCCGGTCGCCGCCGCAGCGCTGTGGGACCTGTCCGAGCGGGCCGTCCGCGACGACACGTGGTCGCACTTCTCGGCCTGGCCGATCGCGGCCTGA
- a CDS encoding glycoside hydrolase family 13 protein, translated as MTATANDIDWWRDAVVYQVYIRSFADGNGDGVGDIAGLRGKLGHLARLGVDAIWINPWYPSPLADGGYDVADYRAINPAFGDTAQAEALLREAHERGIKVLLDIVPNHHSDEHEWFQAALRAAPGSPERERYVFRDGRGPDGAQPPNNWESMFGGPAWERVPDGQWYLHLFDVKQPDVNWNSAEVRDDFETTLRFWFDRGVDGFRIDVANSMIKQDGLPDVVEGVNDEQDGNHPYLDRDEVHDIYRSWRRIADSYDPPKVYVAEAWVPDPERLARYLRPDELQTAFSFNFLRAAWLAPDLKENITEAIAENDAVGAPATWVLSNHDVARHVSRLARKPESGRGYQLDDLLDLPADLDLGLRRARAATLLMLALPGTAYLYQGEELGLPEAENIPTDQLDDPTWVLSGHTKRGRDGCRVPLPWSGSSPPYGFGGSSWLPQPPEFAACVADTLDADPESILHLYRDALMLRKAHPALGGGELTWKDSPEGTLAFTREPGFTALVNVSSAPVSLPEDAEVMLTSGPLTRYGAVPADTTVWLRHA; from the coding sequence ATGACCGCGACCGCGAACGACATCGACTGGTGGCGCGACGCCGTCGTCTACCAGGTCTACATCCGCAGCTTCGCCGACGGGAACGGTGACGGCGTCGGCGACATCGCCGGGCTGCGCGGCAAGCTCGGCCACCTGGCCCGCCTGGGCGTCGACGCGATCTGGATCAACCCCTGGTACCCGTCGCCGCTGGCCGACGGCGGCTACGACGTGGCCGACTACCGCGCGATCAACCCGGCGTTCGGCGACACCGCCCAGGCCGAGGCACTGCTGCGCGAGGCGCACGAGCGCGGCATCAAGGTGCTGCTCGACATCGTGCCCAACCACCACTCCGACGAGCACGAGTGGTTCCAGGCGGCCCTGCGCGCGGCCCCCGGCTCACCGGAACGCGAGCGCTACGTCTTCCGCGACGGACGCGGCCCGGACGGCGCGCAGCCGCCGAACAACTGGGAGTCGATGTTCGGGGGGCCTGCGTGGGAGCGGGTTCCGGACGGGCAGTGGTACCTGCACCTGTTCGACGTCAAGCAGCCCGACGTCAACTGGAACAGCGCCGAGGTCCGCGACGACTTCGAGACCACCCTGCGGTTCTGGTTCGACCGGGGCGTGGACGGGTTCCGGATCGACGTCGCGAACTCGATGATCAAGCAGGACGGCCTGCCGGACGTCGTCGAGGGCGTGAACGACGAGCAGGACGGCAACCACCCCTACCTCGACCGCGACGAGGTGCACGACATCTACCGGTCCTGGCGGCGGATCGCCGACTCCTACGACCCGCCGAAGGTCTACGTCGCCGAGGCATGGGTGCCCGACCCGGAGCGTCTCGCCCGCTACCTGCGTCCGGACGAGCTGCAGACCGCGTTCAGCTTCAACTTCCTGCGCGCGGCGTGGCTGGCCCCGGACCTGAAGGAGAACATCACCGAGGCCATCGCGGAGAACGACGCGGTCGGCGCGCCGGCGACGTGGGTCCTGTCCAACCACGACGTCGCCCGGCACGTCTCGCGCCTGGCCCGCAAGCCCGAGTCCGGCCGCGGCTACCAGCTCGACGACCTGCTCGACCTGCCCGCGGACCTCGACCTCGGCCTGCGACGGGCCCGGGCGGCGACGCTGCTGATGCTCGCCCTGCCCGGCACCGCGTACCTCTACCAGGGCGAGGAGCTGGGCCTGCCGGAGGCGGAGAACATCCCCACCGACCAGCTCGACGACCCGACGTGGGTCCTGTCCGGGCACACCAAGCGCGGACGCGACGGCTGCCGCGTGCCGCTGCCCTGGTCCGGCAGCTCGCCGCCGTACGGCTTCGGTGGCAGTTCGTGGCTGCCCCAGCCCCCGGAGTTCGCCGCCTGCGTGGCGGACACGCTCGACGCCGACCCGGAGTCGATCCTGCACCTCTACCGGGACGCACTGATGCTCCGCAAGGCACACCCGGCGCTGGGCGGCGGCGAGCTGACCTGGAAGGACTCGCCGGAGGGCACGCTCGCGTTCACCCGGGAGCCGGGCTTCACCGCACTGGTGAACGTCTCGTCCGCACCGGTCTCACTGCCGGAGGACGCCGAGGTGATGCTGACCAGCGGCCCGCTCACCCGCTACGGCGCCGTCCCCGCCGACACGACGGTCTGGCTGCGCCACGCCTGA
- a CDS encoding LacI family DNA-binding transcriptional regulator — MEETGRVGVRDVARLAGVSPATVSRSLHGATSVSAPTRERVLRAASELGYTLPGAPAPPGSTTTVGVLARFPRQWFFAEAISGVEQVLSAAGFGTLLHNLGTTAGRAQFFATLPVRGRVDGLIVVASAFGDAEIAALDSLEVPITVVGGTLPGRTRVGVDDRAGARTAVRHLVGLGHTDVGLVSFDPDEACGRQTTELRRLGFDDALAEAGLSVRDGCVVSDGADVAAGTRAAERLLSASPLPTAVFAMSDELAFGLVRTLRRAGVDVPGRVSVVGFDDHELAGVSDLTTIAQPVRRQGELAARALLDTLAGSGAGDVELPTRLVVRGTTAPPSGRPGARG; from the coding sequence ATGGAGGAGACGGGCAGGGTCGGGGTTCGCGACGTCGCGCGCCTCGCCGGCGTGTCCCCGGCGACCGTGTCCCGGTCGCTGCACGGCGCGACCTCGGTATCCGCGCCGACCCGGGAGCGGGTGTTGCGCGCGGCGTCCGAGCTCGGCTACACGCTGCCCGGCGCACCGGCGCCGCCCGGATCCACGACGACGGTCGGCGTGCTGGCGCGTTTCCCGCGCCAGTGGTTCTTCGCCGAGGCGATCAGCGGCGTGGAGCAGGTCCTCTCCGCGGCCGGGTTCGGCACGTTGCTGCACAACCTGGGGACGACGGCCGGGCGCGCGCAGTTCTTCGCGACGCTGCCGGTGCGCGGGCGGGTGGACGGGCTGATCGTCGTCGCGTCGGCGTTCGGCGACGCCGAGATCGCGGCGCTGGACTCGCTGGAGGTGCCGATCACCGTGGTCGGCGGGACGCTGCCGGGCAGGACACGGGTCGGGGTGGACGACCGGGCCGGGGCGCGGACCGCCGTCCGGCACCTGGTCGGGCTCGGGCACACCGACGTCGGGCTCGTCTCGTTCGACCCGGACGAGGCCTGCGGGCGCCAGACCACCGAGCTGCGCCGCCTCGGCTTCGACGACGCGCTCGCCGAGGCGGGGCTGTCCGTGCGCGACGGGTGCGTGGTCTCCGACGGCGCCGACGTCGCCGCCGGCACGCGTGCGGCGGAACGGCTGCTGTCCGCGTCGCCGTTGCCGACGGCGGTGTTCGCGATGTCCGACGAGCTCGCGTTCGGCCTGGTCCGGACGCTGCGCCGGGCCGGGGTCGACGTGCCGGGGCGGGTCTCCGTCGTCGGGTTCGACGACCACGAGCTGGCCGGGGTCTCCGACCTCACCACGATCGCCCAGCCCGTCCGCCGTCAGGGCGAGCTCGCCGCGCGGGCGCTGCTGGACACGCTCGCCGGTTCCGGCGCCGGTGACGTCGAACTGCCGACACGTCTCGTGGTCCGGGGCACCACGGCGCCGCCGTCCGGACGGCCCGGCGCGCGCGGGTGA
- a CDS encoding SAM-dependent methyltransferase: MTQGERRQAPIDLNVPSVARCYDFALGGKDNYEVDRAAVAAVESLIPEAGVLAKVNRAWHIRATRFLAGTAGIHQYLDLGAGLPTVENTHEVAQRIDAHAHVVYVDNDPSAVAHGKALLDDDDLTRYVEGDLTKPAQILDDPVVRSHLDFSEPIGLYQSATLHHQPDEADLPGIMREYVAALAPGSYVVLSHFWDPGGEAGAMVRRIREIMLEQGLDGEYFRTREQILPMLDGLELVPGNADTDEGLVPLLEWWPDGPPMAEPGVVPQCIVGAVGRKA, from the coding sequence GTGACGCAGGGGGAGCGCCGGCAGGCTCCGATCGACCTGAACGTGCCCAGCGTGGCGCGCTGCTACGACTTCGCCCTCGGGGGCAAGGACAACTACGAGGTCGACCGGGCCGCGGTCGCCGCCGTGGAGTCGCTGATCCCCGAGGCCGGCGTGTTGGCCAAGGTGAACCGGGCCTGGCACATCCGGGCGACGCGGTTCCTGGCCGGGACGGCCGGGATCCACCAGTACCTCGACCTCGGCGCGGGCCTGCCCACCGTGGAGAACACCCACGAGGTCGCGCAGCGGATCGACGCGCACGCCCACGTCGTCTACGTCGACAACGACCCGTCGGCGGTCGCGCACGGCAAGGCGCTGCTCGACGACGACGACCTCACCCGCTACGTCGAGGGCGACCTCACGAAGCCGGCGCAGATCCTGGACGACCCGGTCGTCCGGTCGCACCTGGACTTCTCGGAGCCGATCGGGCTCTACCAGAGCGCCACGCTGCACCACCAGCCCGACGAGGCCGACCTGCCGGGGATCATGCGCGAGTACGTCGCGGCCCTGGCTCCCGGCTCGTACGTCGTGCTGAGCCACTTCTGGGACCCGGGCGGCGAGGCCGGGGCGATGGTGCGCCGGATCCGCGAGATCATGCTGGAGCAGGGCCTCGACGGCGAGTACTTCCGCACCCGCGAGCAGATCCTGCCGATGCTCGACGGTCTCGAGCTGGTTCCCGGCAACGCGGACACCGACGAGGGTCTCGTGCCGCTGCTCGAATGGTGGCCGGACGGCCCGCCGATGGCCGAGCCGGGCGTCGTCCCGCAGTGCATCGTGGGGGCGGTCGGCCGCAAGGCCTGA
- a CDS encoding alpha/beta fold hydrolase → MNAYYTDEVHGKHEYYDLGGFPLRSGYTLPEAGIAYKTHGTLNAAKDNAVLFPHMYSGTSASMEIFIGEGRPLDPSKYFIILPGQFGGGFSSSPSNTPAPYDRGQFPPLAIADDVIAQHRLVTEHFGISTLHAVLGWSMGAQQTYEWAVRFPEMVPRGAVFAGNGRTPVHNQVFIDLHTELLTSDPEFKDGFYSDSADLRLALKRHAVAFSLMGFSAAFYRDELWRSLGFVSSNDFRQGFLRGYFAPMDPNNLLAQASKWRAGDISDHTGGDVAAALGRITAQFFVASFSEDLFFPPEDHDADCAHIPNGHRRPIETPMGHFGMFCLREEDQAAVDAVIAEMLDA, encoded by the coding sequence ATGAACGCGTACTACACCGACGAGGTCCACGGGAAGCACGAGTACTACGACCTGGGCGGATTCCCGCTGCGGAGCGGGTACACGCTCCCGGAGGCGGGGATCGCCTACAAGACCCACGGCACGCTCAACGCGGCCAAGGACAACGCCGTCCTGTTCCCGCACATGTACTCGGGCACGTCGGCGTCGATGGAGATCTTCATCGGCGAGGGACGGCCGCTGGACCCGTCGAAGTACTTCATCATCCTGCCCGGGCAGTTCGGTGGCGGGTTCTCCTCCAGCCCGTCGAACACCCCGGCGCCGTACGACCGCGGCCAGTTCCCGCCGCTCGCGATCGCCGACGACGTGATCGCCCAGCACCGGCTCGTCACCGAGCACTTCGGCATCTCGACCCTGCACGCCGTCCTCGGCTGGTCGATGGGCGCGCAGCAGACCTACGAGTGGGCCGTGCGCTTCCCGGAGATGGTGCCGCGCGGGGCCGTCTTCGCCGGGAACGGCCGCACCCCCGTGCACAACCAGGTCTTCATCGACCTGCACACCGAGCTGCTGACCTCCGACCCGGAGTTCAAGGACGGCTTCTACTCCGACTCGGCGGACCTGCGTCTCGCGCTCAAGCGGCACGCCGTGGCGTTCTCGCTGATGGGGTTCTCGGCCGCCTTCTACCGCGACGAGCTGTGGCGGAGCCTGGGCTTCGTCTCGTCGAACGACTTCCGCCAGGGCTTCCTGCGGGGCTACTTCGCCCCGATGGACCCGAACAACCTCCTCGCCCAGGCGAGCAAGTGGCGCGCCGGCGACATCTCCGACCACACCGGCGGCGACGTCGCCGCTGCCCTGGGACGGATCACCGCGCAGTTCTTCGTGGCCTCGTTCTCCGAGGACCTGTTCTTCCCGCCGGAGGACCACGACGCCGACTGCGCGCACATCCCGAACGGGCACCGCCGCCCGATCGAGACGCCGATGGGTCACTTCGGCATGTTCTGCCTCCGGGAGGAGGACCAGGCCGCGGTCGACGCGGTGATCGCGGAGATGCTCGACGCCTGA